The DNA sequence CCCGCCGTCGGCGAGGACCACGGCCCGGCTGGTGATCCACCCGGTGGCACCGCCCGGCAGGTCCAGCCCGACCTGCCAGGCCGCACCGGGCGCGGGCCGCAGCCGTCGAGCCCGGGCCGGCTGACGCAGGGTGCCGCCGGCGGCGGTGAACTCGTCGGCGAGCCCGCGCAGGAAGGTCCAGACGCCGAAGTTGGCGTACCGCCGGCCGGGCTCGGTACGGCGCACCGGGGCGAACACCCGCGCCCGGTGCGCGGCGTCGCCGTCGGTGACCAGCCGGGCACCGTGCTCGACGAGCCAGTCCAGGGTGGGCCGCAGGCGTTCGCTCCAGGTGCGCAGCACCGCCTCGTCGGCCCGGCCGTCGGTCAACTCCCGCACCTGATCCCGCAACTGCTCCGGCGGGGTTTCCGGATCGCGCAGCGCGGCGTGCAGGGCGCCGCCGGACAGCACCGAGTTGCCCCAGCCGGGGCGCCGACGGGACCGTTCGACGACGACCACCGACGCGCCGGCCTGCTGGGCGCAGACCGCGGCGCACCAGCCGGCCAGGCCGGCACCGACCACCAGTACGTCGACCGGCGGTTCGCCACTATCGCCGGTCGGCGGCGGCCAGTGCGTATCCAAACCGGGCTCCTTCCAGCACGGCGTGCGTCAGCCGACGGGGCGCCAACGCGTCGCCGACCACCTGACATTCGACGTTCGGCGGTAGCGCGGCCGGCAGGCCGTCGTCGGCAGTCCGGCCGTGCGCGAGAACCACCGCGCCGGCGTCGAGGGTCGACCGGTGCCCGGTGAACAACTGCTCCACCTCGACGACCCCGCCGGACCACCGGTGCACCCTGGTCGCCGGGGCGAACCCCACCGCCCGGCCGTACAGCCGACGCAGCACCGCCGGCCGGGTCCGCTGATCGAGGTCGGGTCCGATGTCGACGCATTCGGTGCACACCTGGACCGGCCAGCCCTCCCCGGCCAGCAGGTCGGCGGCGAGTAGCGGCTCCAGATGCCGCTCGGCGCCGCCGACCACCAGCACCGGCACGCCCGGCGTCGGTCGGCGACCGGCCAGCAGATCCATCGTGGTCAGTACCGGTCGGTCGACGGGGAAGCCGACCGGGCCTGGCCGGGCACCGGTGGCCAGCACCACCAGGTCCGCGCCGAGCAGATCAGGATGGTCGGCGGTGGCGGTGGTGCCGGTCCGCAGGACCACCCGCCCGCCGGCGGGAGACGGCCGGTCCAGCAGCGGGGCCAGCCGCCGCTCGAGCCGGTGCAGCAGCGGCGCCCAGTCGGCGAGCAGCGGCGTGCCGACCAGGTGGCGCAGTGCCCCGCCGACCGCGTCGGCTGCCTCGATCAGGGTCACCTCGGCTCCGGCCGCTGCGGCACCGGCCGCCACCTCCACCCCGGCCGGCCCGGCGCCGACGACGGTGATCCGTCGGCGGGCACGCCGGTGGTGGACGGGGGCCGGCCCGCCGGCCGGCGAATCGACTGGCCGTGGACCGGGCTGCGGTGGGTCTGGCGGCAGCGGGTCGAACTCGGCTTCCCGGCCGGCGGCCGGGTTCGCCGGGCAGGAGAACGGCACCCGTACGCACTCGTTGCAGGCGACGCAGCGGACGATCCCGGCGTCGTCCCCGCTGACCGCGCGCTGGGGGAAGGTGGGGTCCGCGATCAGCGCCCGGGCCAGTCCTACCAGGTCGGCCGCGCCGTCGGCGACCAGGCCACGGGCGATCGCCGGGTCGGTGATCCGGCCGGAGACCAGGACCGGCACGTCGACCAC is a window from the Solwaraspora sp. WMMD792 genome containing:
- a CDS encoding FAD-dependent oxidoreductase translates to MTGRPGGDPLATPLTVGRHRLRNRMVMTPHLGRLPPRRLRRYVAERAAGGVAMIVLPAGQGVYANPVYPLEACPGDPDGYVDPDAVSFHVRDPRHRQVLLAAAHEHLVGLADAAHGGGALAVGQIHHPGAERGWDNFQPALAPSQVRGDDTGAVPHALTAAEIDDLVTGYLATATAIVAAGFDGVELHAGHGYLLNRFLSPHYNRRTDRYGGSPAGRLRLIRRILRAVRAELGDRSLLGVRLTAGEEVPGGIDAAGVTAIATGIADLVDYVNLSLGNHDGLRDGRPVTAYTGSWLVPPAPAAATARQVRAVVDVPVLVSGRITDPAIARGLVADGAADLVGLARALIADPTFPQRAVSGDDAGIVRCVACNECVRVPFSCPANPAAGREAEFDPLPPDPPQPGPRPVDSPAGGPAPVHHRRARRRITVVGAGPAGVEVAAGAAAAGAEVTLIEAADAVGGALRHLVGTPLLADWAPLLHRLERRLAPLLDRPSPAGGRVVLRTGTTATADHPDLLGADLVVLATGARPGPVGFPVDRPVLTTMDLLAGRRPTPGVPVLVVGGAERHLEPLLAADLLAGEGWPVQVCTECVDIGPDLDQRTRPAVLRRLYGRAVGFAPATRVHRWSGGVVEVEQLFTGHRSTLDAGAVVLAHGRTADDGLPAALPPNVECQVVGDALAPRRLTHAVLEGARFGYALAAADRR